A genomic region of Janthinobacterium lividum contains the following coding sequences:
- a CDS encoding response regulator translates to MGKSDTSNAGASMPAAVRKKDALPFILLYILLAGLLAVLAGALLPPYYHAVPALLWSLGFCVSGMLLGFLFGIPRSLPSGTVNAAPPDERANGKGRPTDEAPAAGADAAAGNAGNTLFLGTPTPMEVNSNLVEVSDWLTKIIVGVGLIELKSLPGSARSMAAFIAPSLATDTPTAMAVVGGIMLFFSVHGFLIGYLLTRIYLSIMIKRADSMVKNDSVRLESGKEIEVTELSRLQQKSLEDMQEAVTQLLLAHPPDGGAAVTALAGMPAEKKQAGLVLWLDDHPRNNTLLVEQLERENIKVDQAVSTRQALAMLQQKHYALLITDMARVENRQRIKDAGVHTVREVRQAQPALPIIVYCSKDTVASYGTEAEAAGARFITTSGTSLLAAVNKLLHEERQDGDQSTL, encoded by the coding sequence GTGGGCAAATCGGATACCAGCAACGCCGGCGCCAGTATGCCGGCAGCGGTGCGCAAGAAAGATGCGCTGCCATTCATCCTGCTATACATCCTGCTGGCGGGCTTGCTGGCCGTGCTGGCCGGCGCCCTGCTGCCGCCCTACTACCATGCCGTGCCGGCTCTGCTGTGGAGCCTGGGCTTTTGCGTCAGCGGCATGCTGCTGGGATTCCTGTTCGGCATACCGCGCAGCCTGCCATCGGGCACCGTCAACGCGGCGCCGCCCGACGAGCGGGCCAATGGCAAGGGCCGCCCCACGGACGAAGCGCCCGCCGCCGGAGCCGATGCGGCAGCGGGCAACGCCGGCAACACCCTGTTCCTGGGCACGCCCACGCCCATGGAAGTCAATTCGAACCTGGTGGAAGTGTCGGACTGGCTGACGAAAATCATCGTCGGCGTGGGCTTGATCGAGCTCAAAAGCCTGCCCGGCAGCGCGCGCAGCATGGCTGCCTTCATCGCGCCCAGCCTGGCCACCGACACGCCGACCGCCATGGCCGTGGTGGGCGGCATCATGCTGTTCTTTTCCGTGCATGGTTTTTTGATCGGCTACCTGCTCACGCGCATTTACCTGTCCATCATGATCAAGCGGGCCGACAGCATGGTCAAGAACGACTCCGTGCGCCTGGAGAGCGGCAAGGAAATCGAAGTGACGGAACTGAGCCGCCTGCAGCAAAAATCGCTCGAAGACATGCAGGAAGCCGTGACGCAGCTGCTGCTGGCCCATCCGCCGGACGGGGGCGCGGCCGTCACGGCCCTGGCCGGCATGCCGGCGGAGAAAAAGCAGGCAGGCCTGGTGCTGTGGCTGGACGACCATCCGCGCAACAATACCTTGCTGGTGGAACAGCTGGAACGGGAAAACATCAAGGTAGACCAGGCGGTCTCGACGCGGCAGGCGCTGGCCATGCTGCAACAGAAGCACTATGCGCTGCTCATCACGGACATGGCACGGGTGGAGAACCGCCAGCGCATCAAGGATGCGGGCGTGCACACGGTGCGCGAAGTGCGGCAGGCCCAGCCCGCGTTGCCCATCATCGTGTATTGCAGCAAGGATACGGTCGCCAGCTACGGCACGGAAGCGGAAGCGGCCGGCGCCCGTTTCATCACCACGTCGGGCACCAGCCTGCTGGCGGCCGTCAACAAGCTATTGCATGAAGAACGCCAGGACGGCGATCAATCCACCCTGTAA
- a CDS encoding immunity 22 family protein: MPGSAPTVHVFACNGRFPGWEALQAYLAPTYTEDGETVPSPFFLETGLTGYEPACVESALLAAPVPLAQLFDGVSYGDSWLAQACADAVAQGVLADTSVCVFAPNQLAHPQRSSLHYVGSYRYRVD, from the coding sequence GTGCCCGGCAGCGCACCGACCGTCCACGTGTTTGCCTGCAACGGGCGCTTTCCCGGCTGGGAAGCGCTGCAGGCCTACCTGGCGCCCACATACACGGAGGATGGTGAGACCGTGCCGTCGCCATTCTTCCTGGAAACGGGACTCACGGGCTATGAGCCGGCCTGTGTTGAAAGCGCGCTGCTGGCGGCGCCAGTGCCGCTGGCGCAGTTGTTCGATGGCGTGTCGTATGGCGACAGCTGGCTGGCGCAGGCCTGCGCGGACGCGGTGGCGCAGGGCGTGCTGGCCGACACGAGCGTGTGCGTGTTTGCGCCGAATCAGCTGGCACACCCGCAGCGCAGTTCGCTCCATTACGTGGGCAGCTACCGTTACAGGGTGGATTGA